The nucleotide sequence GAACATTATCTGGGTTTGCCATCAAGGCATCAAACAAACCAATGGCAGAATCCATAGCTAGTTTAGTACCCGAACCAATGGAGAAATGTGCAGTTGCTTTGGCATCACCCAATAAAACAATATTGTTGTGGAACCATTTTTTGTTGGTTACATGCGGAAATTGGCGCCAATGCGATTTGTTGGTAATTAACGGATGACCATTTAATTCGTCTTTAAATAGTTCTGAAAGTTTAGTTACGGTGTCGGCTTCATTCTCTACTTCGAACTGCAGGTTTTTCCATGTTTCATCGGTACATTCAAAAATCCAGGTGCTCATTCCTTCTTCGTATTGATAGGTGTGTGCAACTATGATTCCGTATGGAGTTGTTCTAAAAAAGTAGGTAAAAGCATCTAACGGTTTGGTAGATCCCATCCATACAAATCGGTTTGGTTTTAATTGGATATTCGTACCAAATTCATTTTGAAACTGGGTACGAATTCCGCTTCCAATTCCATCGGCAGATACAATAATATCTGAATCGTTAAACTGAGAAAGATCATCAATGTTTTGTTCAAAATGTAAAATTACTCCTTCTTCTTGGCAACGTTGATGCAGTAATTTAAGCAAGGTTTTACGCGAGCAACCACAAAAACCATTGCCAGAAATGCGGGCTTCTTGTCCGTCACGAGCTACAATAATATCGTCCCAATACGCAAATTTACTGCGAATAAGTTCGTATGATTGCATATCGCGTTTTAAAAATTCGCCCAAAGTTTCATCAGAAAATACTACACCAAAACCAAAACTGTCTTCTGGTTTGTTGCGTTCGTACACGTTAATTTCCCAATGGGGCATTGCTTTTTTGGTTAAGATTGAAAAATAGAGTCCGCCCGGACCACCGCCTATAACCGTTATTTTCATAGATTTCGTTTTATTGAGAAAATTTCTCCTAATTTGCTGTAATTTGAACCTGCTAAACGGGCAACAGGTTGGTATTTTTCTAAATTAATTCGGTAATTTTCCAGAAGAATTTCATCGGAAATATGCATCATCAGTACTTTACCAATAACGATACACGCGCCGCCGTTTTTATGATCTTCCAGAAAATAATGATGTACCATTTCGCATTCAAAATGGGCTTTTGCTTCGGCAACTCGTTTAGGTTTAATCAATTCGCACGAAACAGGCGTAAGGTTTGCCAGCTGAAATTCATCAACGGTATTTTCTACCGCATTAGATGTAGTGTTCATTTGTTCCAC is from Flavobacterium dauae and encodes:
- a CDS encoding flavin reductase family protein — its product is MQISVKDTNSGVLYKLLTGLVIPRPIGWISTVDENGVNNLAPFSFFNVVGEDPPHVMFSTVRTGDKNKDTLNNVLANKQFAVNLVTEEVVEQMNTTSNAVENTVDEFQLANLTPVSCELIKPKRVAEAKAHFECEMVHHYFLEDHKNGGACIVIGKVLMMHISDEILLENYRINLEKYQPVARLAGSNYSKLGEIFSIKRNL